The Synechocystis sp. PCC 7509 genome includes a window with the following:
- a CDS encoding AbrB family transcriptional regulator has translation MNKKKKVEPLTGQELLDKVKELESISKEQKAKECGYYTITKNGVERVNMMKFLNALIDAEGIELDSHSSSDGRGGRSASYKISVQQNKNLLIGSAYTKQMGLEPGDEFKITLGRKHIRLQQLEREDDTEATA, from the coding sequence ATGAATAAAAAGAAAAAAGTAGAGCCATTAACTGGGCAAGAACTTCTTGATAAAGTTAAAGAGCTAGAGAGTATTAGCAAAGAACAAAAAGCTAAAGAGTGTGGCTACTACACTATCACCAAAAATGGTGTTGAGCGAGTCAACATGATGAAGTTTCTCAATGCTCTAATTGATGCAGAAGGCATTGAATTAGATAGCCACAGTAGTTCCGATGGGCGGGGAGGTCGTAGCGCCAGCTACAAAATTAGCGTTCAGCAAAATAAAAACTTATTGATAGGTTCAGCTTATACAAAACAAATGGGCTTGGAGCCGGGCGACGAGTTCAAAATAACTTTAGGGCGCAAACACATCCGGTTGCAGCAATTAGAACGTGAAGACGATACTGAAGCTACAGCCTAA
- the pyrR gene encoding bifunctional pyr operon transcriptional regulator/uracil phosphoribosyltransferase PyrR encodes MAAKVVEILSSEEIRRTMTRLASQVIERSRDLSNLVVLGIYTRGVVLAANLAKQIEILEGVAVPVGAIDITFYRDDLDQIGVRTPAKTDIPFDLTGKTVLLVDDVIYKGRTIRAALNAVNEYGRPATIWLAVLVDRGHRELPIHPDFTGKKLPTSKDEKVKVYLQGFDNRDGVELISS; translated from the coding sequence ATGGCGGCTAAAGTCGTTGAAATTTTATCCTCTGAAGAAATCCGGCGGACGATGACGCGCCTCGCTTCCCAAGTTATTGAGAGATCCCGCGATTTGTCTAACTTGGTAGTTTTGGGTATTTATACTAGAGGTGTAGTTTTAGCGGCAAATTTGGCTAAACAAATTGAAATCCTAGAAGGTGTAGCTGTTCCAGTGGGTGCGATAGATATTACCTTTTATCGAGACGATTTAGACCAAATTGGGGTCAGGACTCCTGCTAAAACCGATATTCCCTTTGATTTGACAGGGAAAACAGTTTTGCTCGTAGATGATGTTATTTATAAAGGGCGGACAATTCGCGCTGCTTTAAATGCCGTCAATGAATATGGTAGACCAGCAACTATATGGTTAGCGGTACTTGTAGATAGAGGTCATAGAGAATTACCAATTCACCCAGATTTTACCGGAAAAAAGCTACCTACTTCTAAAGATGAAAAAGTCAAAGTTTACTTGCAAGGTTTTGATAACCGAGATGGGGTGGAATTGATTAGTAGTTAA
- a CDS encoding ArnT family glycosyltransferase, with protein MARLRYKNFTQKLRPMDWLWFVGLLIAALILFTLNLGGVALRDWDEGTVAQVAREISRHPIASEAWIYPTLGGEAYLNKPPLIHWLIALTYRTFGVNEWTSRLPGAILTAFSVPLLYSIGREIFPQRITAIFASLVYLTMLPMVRHGRLAMLDGAVVSFFVFTIWCVLRSRRNLGYCLGVGIGLGLICFTKGLLGLLLGAIALLFLLWDTPRLLTSWQMWLRLAIGTIPVISWYTAQWLHYGSFFTQTALVNQSFNRIWQGVENHAQPPWYYLLEIVKYSFPWLLFLPQGFRFAWINSNISYSKLIVVWLGVYLLAISIMTTKLPWYVLPIYPAFALAVGVQLTQIWQKPHLNYSRNAITILTLLATIAWGGSLYFSPLSPAKDLQVQIISTCVALTMTIAAILAQERDRQFIVILFWGCYLSIALFVTSRHWVWELAEAYPVKPVAALIQSNTPINGKIYTSFPDHRPSLDFYSDLHISPATNDELQLYWRQQTKAYFLLDTATLKSLQLKSVQKLGTREGWSLVKANSNR; from the coding sequence ATGGCTCGTTTGCGTTATAAAAATTTTACTCAAAAACTCCGCCCGATGGATTGGTTGTGGTTTGTTGGGTTATTAATCGCCGCTTTGATACTATTTACGCTCAATTTGGGCGGAGTAGCGCTGCGAGACTGGGATGAGGGTACGGTGGCTCAAGTGGCGCGGGAAATTTCTCGCCATCCCATTGCTTCGGAAGCTTGGATTTATCCCACTCTTGGCGGCGAAGCCTATCTAAATAAACCGCCGCTTATCCACTGGCTAATTGCTTTGACTTACCGTACTTTTGGGGTAAATGAATGGACATCGCGCCTACCTGGAGCAATTTTAACAGCGTTTTCTGTACCGTTACTTTACAGCATTGGGCGAGAAATATTCCCGCAAAGAATAACGGCTATTTTTGCCAGTCTAGTTTACTTGACAATGCTACCAATGGTACGTCACGGACGACTAGCGATGTTAGATGGCGCGGTAGTAAGTTTTTTTGTATTTACAATTTGGTGCGTGTTGCGAAGTCGGCGGAATCTGGGCTACTGCTTAGGTGTAGGCATTGGGTTAGGGCTAATCTGTTTTACTAAGGGGCTTTTAGGTTTATTATTAGGGGCGATCGCATTATTATTTCTGTTATGGGATACACCGCGCCTACTCACCAGTTGGCAAATGTGGTTAAGGCTGGCAATTGGGACAATTCCAGTAATTAGTTGGTATACTGCCCAATGGCTGCATTATGGTAGCTTTTTTACTCAAACCGCCTTAGTTAATCAATCTTTTAATCGCATTTGGCAAGGGGTAGAAAATCATGCCCAGCCACCTTGGTATTATTTATTAGAAATTGTTAAATATTCTTTCCCCTGGTTGCTATTTTTACCCCAAGGATTTCGTTTTGCTTGGATAAATAGCAATATTAGTTACTCCAAGCTAATTGTAGTTTGGCTGGGGGTTTACTTACTGGCAATTTCTATAATGACTACTAAATTGCCTTGGTACGTTTTACCAATTTATCCCGCCTTTGCTCTAGCGGTGGGAGTCCAGCTAACCCAAATTTGGCAGAAACCACACTTAAATTATTCTCGCAACGCGATCACAATTCTGACATTATTAGCAACAATTGCCTGGGGTGGTAGTTTATACTTTAGCCCTCTAAGTCCCGCCAAAGACTTGCAAGTACAGATAATCTCAACTTGTGTAGCGCTGACGATGACCATTGCCGCAATTTTAGCCCAAGAACGCGATCGCCAATTTATTGTAATTTTATTTTGGGGTTGCTATCTTTCTATCGCTTTATTTGTCACTTCTCGTCATTGGGTATGGGAATTAGCGGAAGCTTACCCAGTAAAACCTGTAGCTGCATTAATTCAAAGTAATACACCCATCAATGGGAAAATTTATACTTCTTTTCCTGATCATCGACCATCATTGGACTTTTATAGCGATCTCCACATCAGCCCTGCCACTAATGACGAACTTCAACTATACTGGCGACAGCAAACAAAAGCCTACTTTCTTCTGGATACAGCTACATTAAAAAGTCTCCAGTTAAAATCGGTTCAAAAACTGGGGACAAGAGAAGGTTGGAGCTTAGTTAAGGCTAATAGCAATAGGTAA
- the cbiB gene encoding adenosylcobinamide-phosphate synthase CbiB: protein MIILLVAAVLDYLIGDPWTWLHPVQVMGWVINRFRQLNGFKECDRPLLQRFYGIFLGLTLIIGSGGFGWAISYGSNLIHPLFGIVTQSIIVASCFAQKSLRQAADNVLQVLATGDLAQARISLSQYVGRDTENLTEPEILRAVMETVTENATDGVMSPLFYAIVGAFTPLGSAALALAYKAASTLDSTIGYREAPYTYVGWFSARLEDYLTWLPCRLTVLTLALLSGKPKQVWLICIRDAVKDASPNSGWSEGAYAAVLGVQVGGTNWYRGVAKPKPLIGDAIYPITSERIYQALQLTQYCFLTWLIIAIALAIIAILNQL, encoded by the coding sequence ATGATTATTTTGCTAGTGGCGGCGGTTTTAGATTATTTAATTGGCGATCCTTGGACTTGGCTGCATCCAGTGCAGGTAATGGGTTGGGTAATAAATCGCTTTAGGCAACTAAATGGATTTAAGGAATGCGATCGCCCTTTACTACAACGCTTTTATGGAATATTCTTAGGACTGACTCTAATAATTGGTAGTGGTGGGTTTGGTTGGGCAATTTCTTACGGCTCAAACTTGATTCATCCCCTATTTGGCATTGTTACTCAAAGCATTATTGTAGCTAGTTGCTTTGCCCAAAAAAGCTTAAGACAAGCAGCAGATAACGTTTTACAAGTCCTTGCTACAGGGGATTTAGCCCAAGCTCGAATAAGTTTAAGTCAATACGTGGGTAGAGATACCGAAAACTTGACAGAACCAGAAATCTTACGAGCGGTAATGGAAACTGTCACCGAAAATGCCACCGATGGGGTAATGTCTCCCTTATTTTATGCAATTGTTGGGGCGTTTACACCTCTTGGTAGCGCTGCTTTAGCCTTAGCCTACAAAGCTGCTAGTACCTTAGATTCAACGATTGGCTACCGGGAAGCACCTTACACTTATGTTGGCTGGTTTAGCGCCAGACTTGAAGATTATCTGACTTGGCTTCCTTGTCGGCTTACAGTTTTAACTTTGGCATTATTATCTGGTAAGCCTAAGCAAGTTTGGCTTATTTGTATTCGAGATGCGGTAAAAGATGCGAGTCCCAATTCTGGCTGGAGTGAGGGGGCTTACGCGGCGGTGTTGGGTGTACAAGTAGGCGGAACAAATTGGTATCGTGGAGTAGCTAAACCCAAACCTTTAATTGGCGACGCTATTTATCCAATTACCTCCGAGCGGATTTACCAAGCGTTGCAACTAACACAGTATTGTTTTTTGACTTGGCTAATAATTGCGATCGCGCTTGCTATTATCGCAATCCTAAATCAATTGTGA
- a CDS encoding recombinase family protein — protein MKIIAYTYTNPLLEPPPEPNLWGWELDKLYQDLGKRSQLQQLLRDAKTERADYLLIRRIEELGDSIPEINSRLSELVALNIKLITTEQTADMQADLVQLQQIQYEQRSRSIRTGHARNRLNALTPPGKVPYGYRRIKDRYAIDRTTSPVVKDFFDRFLLYGSLRGAVRYLAQKYGKKISVTTGKRWLINPVYRGDTAYQNEQTLSDTHAPIISREEAAQIDRLLRRNRRLPPRTASANRSLAGLVSCTSCSSPMIVVSVTKPRKSNEYLYLRPTSCPNKPKCRSLAYEEVLQQTISTICRDLPIAVSGMNFSQLDGVKNSWLAEIATKQEILAQIPPLIDNGILDSETATLRTYNLRTEISDLQGKLATLPPVNLQSVAQLVSIPQFWLDLSESERRFYFREFIRQIQIVRQDKSWQLQIIFIF, from the coding sequence ATGAAAATTATCGCCTACACCTATACAAACCCTCTCCTAGAACCCCCGCCAGAGCCGAATTTATGGGGATGGGAGCTAGATAAATTGTATCAAGACTTGGGAAAGCGATCGCAATTGCAACAACTCTTGCGTGACGCAAAAACCGAAAGAGCAGACTATCTCCTCATTCGCCGCATTGAAGAACTTGGTGACTCTATCCCAGAAATTAACAGCCGACTAAGCGAACTTGTAGCGCTCAATATCAAGCTAATTACCACCGAACAAACGGCGGATATGCAGGCTGATTTAGTGCAACTGCAACAAATTCAATACGAACAACGCAGTCGCAGTATCCGCACTGGACACGCCCGCAACCGCCTAAATGCCCTCACCCCACCCGGTAAAGTTCCCTACGGCTACCGCAGAATCAAAGATCGTTATGCTATAGATCGCACTACATCCCCCGTAGTTAAAGACTTTTTTGATCGCTTTCTTCTTTACGGATCTTTGCGGGGTGCGGTACGTTATTTAGCCCAAAAATACGGCAAAAAAATCTCTGTCACTACCGGAAAACGTTGGTTAATTAATCCCGTCTATCGTGGCGATACGGCTTACCAAAACGAACAAACTTTGTCTGATACTCACGCGCCAATTATTTCTAGAGAAGAAGCCGCCCAAATCGATCGCCTATTACGCCGCAATCGTCGATTACCCCCGCGTACCGCCAGCGCCAACCGTTCTTTAGCGGGATTAGTTAGTTGCACTTCATGCTCGTCACCAATGATTGTTGTGAGCGTTACTAAACCCCGTAAATCTAACGAATATTTATATTTGCGCCCTACTTCTTGCCCCAACAAGCCTAAATGTCGCTCTTTAGCTTACGAAGAAGTATTGCAACAAACAATTTCCACAATTTGCCGCGATTTACCAATAGCAGTAAGTGGCATGAATTTTTCGCAATTAGATGGTGTAAAAAATTCTTGGTTAGCAGAAATTGCCACTAAGCAAGAAATTCTCGCCCAAATACCACCTTTAATCGATAATGGGATTTTGGACTCGGAAACGGCGACACTACGCACTTACAACCTCCGTACCGAAATTTCGGATTTACAGGGAAAATTAGCAACTTTGCCGCCTGTAAACTTGCAATCAGTGGCTCAATTAGTCTCTATTCCTCAGTTTTGGCTCGATTTATCCGAATCGGAGCGACGATTTTATTTTAGGGAGTTTATCCGCCAAATTCAAATAGTACGCCAAGATAAAAGTTGGCAGTTGCAAATTATCTTTATTTTTTAG
- a CDS encoding Rrf2 family transcriptional regulator, with translation MKLTTRGHYSVKALLDLSLQPMGEAIAVKTIALRQNIPAPYLEKLLIEMRRAGLVESVRGASGGYKLAKAPEKISLGQILASVGETIEPLPHHSPTAAQAEDWVTFTLWQRLHQKLKEALYAITLADLYYDARSWQASQGESASFVV, from the coding sequence ATGAAATTGACAACTCGCGGACACTATAGCGTCAAAGCATTACTAGATTTGAGCTTACAACCAATGGGGGAGGCGATCGCTGTAAAAACCATCGCTTTACGGCAAAATATCCCCGCGCCTTATTTAGAAAAATTACTAATAGAAATGCGTCGCGCGGGATTAGTAGAATCAGTACGAGGAGCTTCGGGGGGGTACAAATTAGCCAAAGCGCCCGAAAAAATATCTTTAGGGCAAATTCTCGCCTCTGTAGGCGAAACCATCGAACCCTTACCCCATCACAGTCCAACGGCGGCGCAAGCAGAGGATTGGGTAACATTTACCTTGTGGCAGAGACTACACCAAAAATTAAAAGAAGCACTGTATGCTATAACACTTGCCGATCTTTATTACGATGCCCGCAGTTGGCAAGCATCGCAAGGGGAATCTGCGAGTTTTGTTGTTTAG
- a CDS encoding VOC family protein, whose protein sequence is MQIIECFHTALLVTDLQKAEEFYSNVLGLTKIDRSLNYPGTWYQIGNFQLHLIVDSSISTDIHNSQKLGRNPHLAFKVANLETAKSQLMANNCFIQTSASGRAALFTRDPDNNIIELTQN, encoded by the coding sequence TGCAGATTATTGAGTGTTTCCATACCGCTTTGCTTGTAACAGACTTACAAAAAGCTGAGGAGTTTTACAGTAATGTCCTCGGATTAACCAAAATCGACAGAAGTCTCAATTATCCCGGTACTTGGTATCAAATCGGTAACTTTCAACTTCATCTCATAGTTGACTCATCCATCTCAACGGACATCCACAACTCCCAAAAACTAGGACGCAACCCTCATCTAGCATTTAAAGTTGCAAACTTAGAAACCGCCAAAAGCCAGCTAATGGCTAACAATTGCTTTATTCAAACTAGCGCTTCCGGTCGAGCGGCTTTATTTACCAGAGATCCAGACAACAATATTATAGAACTCACCCAAAACTAA